Genomic window (Musa acuminata AAA Group cultivar baxijiao chromosome BXJ1-9, Cavendish_Baxijiao_AAA, whole genome shotgun sequence):
AAAACAATCTTTTAGTGcttaagatattttatttttttccttaggTATCAGAAACTTTTCTTCTATCATGTTGCTGAGTTTTAGTTGCATAAATTATTCTCAAACAGGTGTCAAGAGACTTGTCAGTCATCTCCATGCTAAGGGGATACCTATGTGTATTGCAACAGGGTAAGTTATTTTGTCATACTCACTTCGTTACTAGTTTGGATGAGACGTTTTGTGTTTTGATCCTTGAAGATCTGCTTACTTCTGGGAATAATTTTTATCTTAAAATCCTATTTGCTAGTGTTCCTTTTCCTAAAATGTGGCCTGCCCATGAGCCCAAATGGGACATTATTTCCAATAATTAACAATTTTCGACAGATCTCATAAGCGGCACTTTGCTCTGAAGACGCAAAATCATGGTGAGATAATTGCTATGATGCACCATGTGGTCATGGGTGATGATCCAGAAGTGACAAAAGGCAAACCTTCTCCTGAAGTATTTCTTGCTGCTGCAAAAAGATTCGAGGTGCCATTGATCAATTTGTTCTGTGAATAGATATATGCGGTTTTACTCTTTAAGTTGTGAGAAATGGATCATGATCATCTCTTACATGGTTTCCAATTTATGCTCATTGGATATTGCCTATTAAATAGGGTAGCGTGGACCTAAGCAAGATTTTAGTTTTTGAAGATGCACCATCAGGAGTAGCAGCAGCTAAAAATGCCGGGATGTAAGTGATTGAGATACACATCCCCATCCAGTCACAAATCGTTTTCTCATTTCCTTCTATTGAATGCTTCATGCAGGAATGTGATTATGGTCCCAGATCCTTGTTTGGATGCTTCGCATCAGAAAGAAGCAGACCAGGTTCTTGGTTCCCTAATGGATTTCAAGCCAAAAGAATGGGGCCTGCCAGCGTTCGAGCCGAGCAATGAATAATTTGCTGTGCCTGCTACATGCAAGCAATTCTCTCTTAGTTGCATCCAATCGTCTTCAGGAGGTCACAAACTTCTAATTCTTTTCTGCAAGATAATTGTGCTTTACCTTAGGTGAATTTGCACACATTTACTTCTGGAAATTTGGCCGAAAGCCAAACATATTATTCATCTCTGTCTAACCAAGTTATGTATGCTTAGTAAGCTGGAATAATTGACAGGCCAATTTGATACCTGAATAAGATGGAATGCTTTTAGATTGAAGTAGTGTTTGATGGTTGTTGGATTTCATGTTCTTCTGTAGCTGGCTGTGAAATCTGTCTTACAAaacaactagagagagagagagcatacaATATCAAAACATGTGTGTCAAAAACGCTCGAGTTATGCATACATTGCAGGTCTGCTTTAAGTGCAGAGAGACATACAATTACACACCAAGGACCTTTACTTTGTGACCATACTTGGTGTTATACTCATACTATCTCATGACCATGCAAAACCATGCAATAAAGATGCATGCTTGGTCATGTACGTACGTAACACTAAAGGTCTCTGTCGCTCTCTCTTAACTCATTTGGAGAGAACCTAACATGGCGAAAGCCATGGTAATAGCAACTCCAGCACCAGCAACCACACGCTCGGCGGCTGAAGATTCACCTGCCGGAGCGTCGGCGTCGTTCGACGGAGCTCCGGCCGGTGATCCGTCCGGGCTCATTGGGCCCGGCGGTGACGCCACAGGAGTGTCTGAAGCCGGTGCGTCTGCCGGTGCGTCCGCCGGTGAGGGCCCGTTCGACACGTCACTCGGAGACGCTGCGTCGGGAGTTGGTGATGGGGCGTCTTTGGAAGGGGCCAGCGTCGGTGTCAGTGTTGCATTCGCCGGCGCAGGTGCCGCGACTGGCGCTGCCGTCGGCGATGTGCTGTGGTTGCTGGCCCCACCGCTGATGCTGGGCGGGACGATGACGCTGCTGATCTGGATGACCGAGATGTTGTAGGGCCGCGTCGCCACGACCTTGACGAAGTTAGCGACCAGGGACGAGCCCGGCACGGCGGAGCCGAAGGCAATCTGCCCGTTGCCCATGTTGGTCACGTTGAGGAACCCGTTCCGGCCGGAGGCGAGGCCGGTGGCCTGGAAGAGCGTGGTCAGAATGGCGGTGTGGTTGGGGAGTTTGTGGAGCTTCGCGTCGTCGTAGTAGTCAAGTACGACGTGCACCGAAAGGATCTTCTTGAGTTCGTCGGTGGGGCGGCTGGAGACGGACGAGGCCGCACCGTTGTCGACGGCGAGGACGGTGATGGTGCGGCGGCTGTTGATGTCAGAGACCAGCTGGGTTTGAGTGAGGAGGCTGTTGAAGGTGGAGAAGTCGTCGAACTGGGCGAGGATCCTGGTGATGTTGTGGGAAGCTGCCAAGGGGAAGAGAAGGAAGGGGAGGAACAAGAGAGTGGGTGGTCTCAAAGTCATGTTTGCGAGGTCTTCTTAAGCTAGGACGGAAAAGAGGAGGAGAGGGGTGATGTAAGTAGAGAAGTTTCCTAGGTCTATATAATGGATGTATCCATCCCTGGTTGACTTGGATTTAGGAGGATAAGTGGTTGACCTTTCTCCATATTCTCTGTCCAAGAAGAGCAAGTTTGATCTTTTCCCAGTAGCCATTTTTGGTACATTTGGATCCACAAACGGATAACAATAGGTTTGCTAAATGTTGAGTGATCAAGAAATCATCTTTCTTTCAGCCACTAAACCAAACTTAAATTTGGCAGTAAATAACAAGGTATATGACTTTGGTCTCAGTTCTCATCAAGGTTTGTAATATTACCCAGTAGTTTCATCACCAAAAACTAAATTATTATTTGTGAATTTTATGTATAAAGTTACATCAGCCTAGTTGAgtctaatttttaataaaaaagattACAGGACATTTACTTATATATTTGAACAAGTTatccaaaaaaaattttaattttttttatttttttcataaatcatcCCGTTTTACTTGATTCCCAAGAAACACTCATTGTTTTTTGAAAGATAAAATTACATTTAGCCTCAGCCCCATCATGATCGTCTCCCACCTCTATCTCATCGCGAGGCCATGTCACTTCCATCATATTTCCTAGTCATCATCTTTATCACTATTACGTTACCTATAAAGGCCTTGTCGTCGTCCTCACTAGCCCCATGAGGCTTGTTGTCATGCTCGTCATTTCGTCATTGTCTTCACAATCCTTGTGGAGTCCTCATGGTTGTCCTCATCAACTAGCTTTCGCCCCTTACTCTCCATGACTTTCGCCTgtctttcatctattgcttttatCTCTTACTTCCACTTCTACCACATGAGATTTTTTCTCTCTCCTCCCCTCTATCTCTACCATAGCCTATATCATTTTTGTCGTTTCCATCTCATCTCAGTGTGACAGGTGGAAGTAAGTGAGCAGAAGTAGTGGAGAGCGAGGAACGAGGGGAGCATTGGGCAAAAGCGAGGAGGGGTGTGCTCCTTCAATGCTAAAGGCCTAGAATCCAAGAGGCAGAGGAGAAGGCCAAGGACGCCCACCTTGAAGTTGGCATTGCGAGAGGCATTCGAGGTGGAAGTGAGGAGAGAAGTGACAACAGTGACATGACCTGTGGTGGAGATAAAGGTGACAAACAAAAGCATTAGCGACAATAGCGACGGACAAGGGCGAGGGTGCACCAGAGAGCAACGAACAAGGGCAAGGATAGAGGCGATGGACGAGGGTATGATTTTGGCAGTAGAGGCAATGGGGTAACAACAATGATTAacagggcaaaggccaaggataATCTCATCGTTTAAAAAATAAAGGATGCTTTATGAAAACAATAAAAAGTTGGGGCTTTTTTTAAAGAAATTTGCCCTATATATTTTTGGTTAACCAATTTATAAAGAAT
Coding sequences:
- the LOC135593642 gene encoding (DL)-glycerol-3-phosphatase 2-like, giving the protein MATPFLPRVRAPITHVIFDMDGLLLDTEPFYTLVQEKILARFGKTFDWSLKAQMMGKKAIESARIFVRESGLDGLLTPEAFLEEREGMLQDLFPTCQQLPGVKRLVSHLHAKGIPMCIATGSHKRHFALKTQNHGEIIAMMHHVVMGDDPEVTKGKPSPEVFLAAAKRFEGSVDLSKILVFEDAPSGVAAAKNAGMNVIMVPDPCLDASHQKEADQVLGSLMDFKPKEWGLPAFEPSNE
- the LOC103998970 gene encoding fasciclin-like arabinogalactan protein 14 is translated as MTLRPPTLLFLPFLLFPLAASHNITRILAQFDDFSTFNSLLTQTQLVSDINSRRTITVLAVDNGAASSVSSRPTDELKKILSVHVVLDYYDDAKLHKLPNHTAILTTLFQATGLASGRNGFLNVTNMGNGQIAFGSAVPGSSLVANFVKVVATRPYNISVIQISSVIVPPSISGGASNHSTSPTAAPVAAPAPANATLTPTLAPSKDAPSPTPDAASPSDVSNGPSPADAPADAPASDTPVASPPGPMSPDGSPAGAPSNDADAPAGESSAAERVVAGAGVAITMAFAMLGSLQMS